A section of the Methanococcus vannielii SB genome encodes:
- a CDS encoding OB-fold nucleic acid binding domain-containing protein, translating into MNIEKLKQKILTKLSKKELEKRVNEKIEENSGLLGEESAVMLVAQEFGIEITYDDDEEYDFSIKDIQDGQKNVEVSGKIIEVSNTKEFSKKDGSTGKLASITIGDNTGTTRLTLWNDKTELIEGLKKGDVIKIENAFSRKWNDKVELNSGSELSIEKLKKYDESRYPILKENYSISELLPNLLAKINAEVILAYPKKEFSKKDGTTGQLKSLTLKDSTGSIRVTLWNELADFEVKKGDYVEVKGYAKQGYSGLELSADNITIIREGQLEESLSENLKISELTDFKGEFVNVSGNILTISPSREVSFNDRTSEVQDLYISDDTGRVKIAFWGLNKDVLKELNNGDYVKISNCKLRNYNDNSGEKRADLTYSYLSELKKDKKLSKEIEEIVTPISEILSGKANKNDVTVVGMVVSAYPINEFKRSNGSTGKVKNITIDDNSGSIRMSLWDNYAEMAILEGDILKIVHGYVKESGEYMDLSVGRFGQILVNPKGISVKSNRSFIVDIEEGKSTEIRGTVVDFRKQDLILNLCPNCRKKLNASGKEYVCETCGTVTPNELLVSTVAIDDGTSVINCRIYGQNVEKITGMSKNELKSSNLDALSKILGRDFIFYGSPNIRNDELEFSVKSVSNIDINREIDALEQI; encoded by the coding sequence ATGAATATCGAAAAGCTAAAACAAAAGATATTAACGAAATTATCCAAAAAAGAACTTGAAAAAAGAGTAAACGAAAAAATTGAAGAAAATTCAGGCTTGCTTGGTGAAGAAAGTGCAGTAATGCTTGTTGCACAGGAATTTGGTATTGAAATTACTTACGATGACGACGAAGAATATGATTTTTCAATAAAAGACATTCAAGACGGCCAAAAAAATGTTGAAGTATCTGGAAAAATAATTGAAGTTTCCAATACAAAAGAATTCAGCAAAAAAGATGGAAGTACTGGAAAACTTGCATCGATAACAATTGGAGACAATACTGGAACTACTCGACTTACCTTATGGAATGATAAGACTGAGCTTATTGAAGGTTTAAAAAAAGGGGACGTTATAAAAATTGAAAATGCATTTAGTAGAAAATGGAATGATAAAGTTGAATTAAATAGCGGTTCTGAATTATCAATTGAAAAATTAAAAAAATACGATGAATCAAGGTATCCAATTTTGAAAGAAAATTACAGTATTTCTGAACTTTTACCAAATCTTTTGGCAAAAATTAATGCGGAAGTAATCTTGGCATACCCTAAAAAGGAATTCAGCAAAAAAGACGGTACAACAGGGCAGTTAAAATCTTTAACTTTAAAGGACAGTACTGGAAGTATTCGCGTTACACTCTGGAATGAATTAGCAGATTTTGAAGTTAAAAAAGGCGATTACGTGGAAGTAAAGGGGTATGCAAAACAGGGTTATTCGGGACTTGAATTATCTGCCGACAATATCACCATTATAAGAGAAGGACAGTTAGAAGAATCTTTAAGTGAAAATTTAAAGATTTCAGAACTTACTGACTTTAAAGGTGAATTTGTAAATGTTTCTGGAAATATACTTACAATTTCACCGTCAAGGGAAGTCTCATTTAATGATAGAACCTCTGAAGTTCAGGATTTGTACATTTCAGATGATACAGGCCGTGTAAAAATTGCATTTTGGGGCCTTAATAAGGACGTCTTAAAAGAGCTAAATAACGGGGATTATGTAAAAATTTCAAACTGTAAGTTACGAAATTATAATGATAATTCTGGTGAAAAACGAGCTGATTTAACTTACAGCTACCTTTCAGAGCTTAAAAAAGATAAAAAATTAAGTAAGGAGATAGAAGAGATAGTAACTCCAATTTCCGAAATATTATCTGGAAAAGCCAATAAAAATGATGTTACAGTCGTTGGAATGGTTGTTTCAGCTTATCCTATAAATGAATTTAAAAGAAGTAATGGTTCAACTGGAAAGGTTAAAAATATTACTATAGATGATAATTCAGGAAGCATTCGAATGTCGCTATGGGATAATTACGCAGAAATGGCCATTTTAGAAGGCGATATTTTAAAAATAGTTCACGGTTACGTTAAAGAAAGTGGAGAATATATGGATCTTTCAGTAGGCAGATTTGGGCAGATTTTGGTAAATCCAAAAGGAATATCGGTAAAATCTAACCGGTCATTTATTGTAGATATTGAAGAAGGCAAATCAACAGAAATTCGTGGAACTGTTGTTGACTTTAGAAAACAGGATTTAATACTTAATTTATGTCCAAACTGTAGGAAAAAACTTAATGCTTCCGGAAAAGAGTACGTATGTGAGACTTGTGGAACTGTAACTCCAAATGAACTTTTAGTTTCAACAGTTGCAATAGATGACGGAACTTCAGTTATAAATTGCAGAATTTATGGTCAGAATGTGGAAAAAATTACAGGAATGTCTAAAAATGAACTTAAATCTTCTAACTTGGATGCACTTTCAAAAATTCTTGGAAGAGACTTTATTTTTTACGGAAGTCCAAATATTAGAAACGATGAACTAGAATTTTCTGTTAAAAGTGTGTCTAATATTGATATTAATCGTGAAATAGATGCATTGGAACAGATTTAA
- a CDS encoding HEAT repeat domain-containing protein, which yields MNIKRIVSEIKKESWYAKLDAVNRLGNITYEELDDAEYVLRNLLIELEFPKTIMQVRILWAVNNIITQYPEISYKVIPHLLRISNSENKAVSEIVTELLNRPVMKYAIKRYGILLSKDLHSKNSFLKLEAMMNVWKMAPVTPELIDSILPEIIESTLEKNNLKIGIYSWLILESEDNKTIDEIADLVNQVYLHLDLSASYSPSHIKKLISSPDLISKFSGLVLLEKNPEIVNNEIIEDILKIFTAKNISRYLKVRLFLTLGVLSKDKPYLKNIIINEANNILQYEKDWLIIFGALVGYYIIGEKVTNNELLTHDVSLIRAISVQLMDSKNIEKALNMLSDSHIISYVSTIDRFTKPDINEDLKLKFLNELSNPWNYPYINKNVDDEALLRIKEGVSSIANSWSNEHWVSKINLMNDIAQIAVNNPEYIEQSLELIIKSIEDKFGLVRAQGLWIVRAILSTESYDRFKILEKLDSYLDPKLKINDPNVFVRLNYVLLLRSFSNVLKDIEGSNERISEIIGHLVHVSLNDEIKIVSEVSNLILKYDFNFEIDKSYITIEHMDEILKAYPYASTGIFKYLVKKYQNDSVALKRILKSSEKYLEYGCDFLCIVNGMNFENNEIFEITKNILQETSPECTESVKSIINTYLEENNWKTRLNGLYAIKNISKMDIKIIEIFILKITEIALFDRIFELRNEAGNLLKKLQYEYPEISRKTSVKCVFKPEPELLKIIKENGFGVDEALCALNFRKDEVSDIESLIMVISKVRNSEKWFRRVYAYKLLENVLKLEQIENYHYEIINWCLEGQMEQNPLISKISKSILEKLGRTTETISSKKTVSDRIRKIGSLLESGDWSVKVEALQSLQDFINEGHYGYLDLVMDKLDDPHWKVKNTALGILADIDPDLIKPAIPKVISLLKDGDESVILKTLLTIKKFGQRDSKIIEKVMPMLDELENYGTWSIKEEIMRLKLAHYHKARQKH from the coding sequence ATGAACATTAAGCGAATTGTATCGGAAATTAAAAAGGAAAGTTGGTATGCAAAGTTAGATGCTGTAAACCGACTTGGAAATATTACTTACGAGGAGCTAGACGATGCAGAATACGTACTTAGAAACCTACTTATAGAATTAGAATTTCCAAAAACCATAATGCAGGTTAGGATTTTATGGGCAGTCAATAATATTATAACACAATATCCAGAAATATCGTATAAAGTGATTCCCCACCTTTTAAGGATTTCTAATTCAGAAAATAAAGCAGTTAGTGAAATAGTAACTGAGTTATTGAATAGACCAGTTATGAAGTATGCAATTAAAAGATATGGGATATTGCTTTCAAAAGACTTACATTCAAAAAATTCCTTTTTAAAATTAGAAGCAATGATGAATGTGTGGAAAATGGCTCCCGTAACTCCCGAATTAATCGATTCCATACTTCCTGAAATAATTGAATCAACTTTAGAGAAAAATAACTTAAAAATAGGTATTTATTCGTGGCTAATTTTAGAATCTGAAGATAATAAAACAATTGATGAAATAGCAGACTTGGTAAATCAGGTGTATTTACATCTTGACTTAAGTGCATCTTATTCCCCATCCCACATTAAAAAACTTATATCAAGCCCAGACCTTATTTCTAAGTTTTCAGGATTAGTACTCCTTGAAAAAAACCCGGAAATAGTGAATAATGAAATTATTGAAGATATTTTAAAGATATTTACCGCTAAAAATATAAGCCGATATTTAAAAGTGAGGTTATTTTTAACATTAGGGGTTCTTTCAAAAGATAAGCCATATTTAAAAAATATTATCATTAATGAAGCAAATAATATACTACAATATGAAAAAGACTGGCTTATCATATTCGGTGCACTTGTCGGGTACTATATAATCGGAGAAAAAGTAACAAATAATGAACTTTTAACACATGATGTCTCATTAATAAGAGCAATATCCGTACAGTTGATGGATTCTAAAAATATTGAAAAAGCGCTTAACATGTTAAGTGATTCACATATTATATCCTATGTTTCAACAATAGACAGATTTACAAAGCCAGACATTAATGAAGATTTAAAATTAAAATTTTTAAATGAACTTTCAAATCCGTGGAACTACCCATATATCAACAAAAACGTCGATGATGAAGCGTTATTACGTATTAAAGAAGGTGTTTCAAGTATCGCAAACTCATGGAGTAATGAACACTGGGTTTCTAAAATAAATTTAATGAATGATATTGCTCAAATTGCAGTAAATAATCCTGAATATATAGAACAGTCATTAGAATTAATAATAAAATCTATTGAAGACAAATTTGGACTTGTAAGGGCTCAAGGGCTATGGATTGTCAGGGCAATTCTTAGTACTGAGTCTTATGACCGTTTTAAAATTTTAGAAAAACTGGATAGCTATCTTGACCCTAAATTAAAAATTAACGATCCAAATGTATTTGTAAGGCTAAATTACGTTCTCCTCCTTAGAAGTTTTTCAAACGTGTTAAAAGATATTGAAGGAAGTAATGAAAGAATTTCTGAAATTATTGGACATTTGGTACATGTTTCATTAAATGATGAAATAAAAATCGTTTCAGAGGTATCGAATCTTATATTAAAATATGACTTTAATTTCGAAATAGATAAGTCATACATTACTATTGAACATATGGATGAAATTTTAAAAGCTTATCCTTATGCTTCAACAGGAATTTTTAAGTATCTTGTAAAAAAATACCAAAATGATAGCGTTGCACTAAAACGGATATTAAAAAGTTCTGAAAAGTATTTAGAATATGGTTGTGACTTTTTATGCATTGTTAATGGAATGAATTTTGAAAATAATGAGATTTTTGAAATTACAAAAAATATTTTACAGGAAACTTCTCCAGAATGTACGGAATCAGTTAAATCGATTATAAATACGTATCTTGAAGAGAATAACTGGAAAACTAGATTAAACGGGCTTTATGCAATAAAAAATATTTCAAAAATGGATATTAAAATAATAGAAATATTCATTTTAAAAATAACAGAAATTGCATTATTTGATAGGATTTTTGAACTAAGAAATGAAGCTGGAAACCTACTTAAAAAATTACAGTACGAATACCCCGAAATCAGTAGGAAAACTTCCGTAAAATGTGTATTTAAACCTGAACCAGAATTATTAAAAATTATTAAAGAAAATGGATTTGGTGTTGATGAAGCACTTTGTGCACTGAACTTTAGAAAAGATGAAGTTTCAGATATTGAATCCCTTATAATGGTTATTTCAAAAGTTAGAAATAGTGAAAAGTGGTTTAGAAGAGTTTACGCATATAAACTCCTTGAAAACGTACTTAAACTTGAACAGATTGAAAATTACCATTATGAAATAATAAACTGGTGCCTTGAAGGTCAGATGGAGCAAAACCCTCTTATTTCAAAAATTTCAAAATCAATTCTTGAAAAACTTGGACGTACAACTGAAACGATATCATCCAAAAAAACCGTTTCAGATAGAATAAGAAAAATTGGAAGTCTTCTTGAAAGTGGTGACTGGTCAGTTAAGGTGGAGGCATTACAATCTTTACAAGACTTTATCAATGAAGGACATTATGGGTATTTAGACCTTGTAATGGATAAATTAGATGACCCTCACTGGAAAGTTAAAAATACGGCACTCGGAATACTTGCAGATATTGACCCGGATCTTATAAAACCTGCAATTCCAAAAGTAATAAGTCTTTTAAAAGACGGAGATGAATCTGTAATTTTAAAAACATTACTTACAATTAAAAAATTCGGGCAAAGAGACTCCAAAATTATCGAAAAAGTAATGCCTATGCTTGATGAACTTGAAAATTATGGGACATGGAGCATTAAAGAAGAAATAATGAGACTAAAATTAGCTCACTACCATAAAGCAAGGCAGAAACATTAA